A window of Prolixibacter sp. SD074 contains these coding sequences:
- a CDS encoding DUF5916 domain-containing protein has translation MKSAKALSVLAFLLATVPEGVYASSNKNLPEQTISLSRKGSTVTINTINKDYVLHVKKRTGPIKLDGVLDEEDWKRAQKATDFYMVLPYDTGYAAAKSEVMMTYGDKAFYLAFVFYDTIPGKRPVESLRRDFVFGNNDNFLLFLDTYNDQTTGYSFGVNAAGAKWDGTMSDGHNVNLIWDCKWQSKTKNYKDRWVTEMRIPFKSIRYQSGVAHWNVQFSRLDLKRNEKSAWAPVPQQFATASLAYAGVLQWETPPPKSGLQFSLIPYIFGSASRDFEAGTDTRYRKDFGMDAKLGLSSSLNLDLTYNPDFSQAEVDDQVTNLDRFELYYPEKRQFFLENSDLFANYGSDQIRPFFSRRIGLDSPVLGGARLSGKLGNGWRLGVMDLETEKQGDLLAHNFFVASVQKKVFSRSNIGAIFVNKQNMNVPSGFTGNEYNRVAGLEYNLASSNNYWTGEFFGLRSFTPGVNSGKQFAQGTQLNYSRKQYDLGIKEYYVGKNYNAETGYVPRVDYLRLNPTATVRFYPDKSNVEYHGFFTELDTYLRPGDMELTDREVSFDYFFQFHNRSHLELETNFWYIKLRNAFDPTNQGNHFLEAGTGYNWFDATLIYQSDNRKTFKYELSSGYGGFFNGNRLHAEGMLNYRFQPFGYVSVVFSYNNLMLPRPWGDTGYWLVGPKLDVTFTDKLFFTTYVQYNEQIDNINVNARLQWRYQPVSDIYLVYADNYFPGNMQAKNRALVFKITYWFN, from the coding sequence ATGAAATCAGCTAAAGCGTTGTCGGTACTGGCATTTTTGCTGGCAACCGTGCCAGAAGGAGTCTATGCGAGTAGCAATAAAAACCTGCCCGAGCAAACCATCTCGTTGTCACGGAAGGGTTCCACGGTTACCATCAATACCATAAACAAGGACTATGTTCTGCATGTGAAAAAGCGGACCGGCCCGATTAAACTTGATGGAGTGCTCGATGAGGAAGACTGGAAACGAGCGCAAAAGGCCACCGACTTTTACATGGTTTTGCCATACGATACCGGTTATGCTGCCGCAAAGTCGGAAGTGATGATGACTTATGGCGACAAGGCTTTTTACCTGGCGTTTGTTTTTTACGACACCATACCGGGTAAACGTCCGGTAGAGTCGTTGCGGCGCGATTTTGTCTTTGGTAATAACGATAATTTCCTGCTGTTTCTCGATACGTACAACGACCAAACCACCGGCTATTCGTTCGGGGTTAACGCGGCGGGAGCTAAATGGGACGGAACGATGAGTGATGGTCACAACGTAAATTTGATTTGGGATTGTAAATGGCAGTCGAAGACCAAAAATTACAAGGACCGTTGGGTCACCGAAATGCGCATTCCGTTTAAGTCGATCCGGTATCAAAGTGGCGTCGCTCACTGGAATGTGCAGTTCTCGCGTTTGGATCTAAAACGGAACGAAAAGTCGGCCTGGGCACCTGTTCCGCAGCAATTTGCAACAGCTTCGCTGGCATATGCCGGCGTGTTGCAATGGGAAACGCCTCCGCCAAAATCAGGGCTTCAGTTTTCGCTCATTCCCTACATCTTCGGAAGTGCTTCGCGCGATTTTGAGGCCGGGACCGATACCCGTTACCGGAAAGATTTTGGAATGGACGCCAAACTGGGGCTCTCGTCATCACTTAACCTCGATCTCACTTACAATCCTGATTTTTCGCAGGCGGAAGTTGACGATCAGGTAACCAATCTCGATCGGTTCGAGTTGTATTACCCCGAAAAGCGACAATTTTTTCTGGAAAACAGCGACCTGTTTGCCAATTATGGTTCTGATCAAATCCGTCCGTTCTTTTCACGTCGCATTGGTTTGGATTCGCCTGTATTGGGCGGTGCCCGTTTAAGCGGAAAACTAGGAAATGGCTGGCGACTTGGTGTGATGGACCTGGAAACGGAAAAGCAGGGTGATTTGCTGGCGCACAACTTCTTTGTGGCTTCGGTGCAAAAGAAAGTTTTTTCGCGCTCGAATATCGGGGCCATCTTTGTGAATAAGCAGAACATGAACGTTCCTTCCGGTTTTACTGGGAACGAATACAACCGGGTAGCTGGTTTGGAATACAATCTGGCCAGTTCGAACAATTACTGGACGGGCGAATTTTTCGGGTTACGTTCGTTTACGCCAGGCGTGAATTCCGGAAAGCAGTTTGCGCAGGGGACCCAGTTAAATTATTCGCGGAAGCAATATGACCTGGGAATCAAAGAATATTATGTAGGGAAAAACTACAATGCCGAAACCGGGTACGTTCCCCGTGTGGATTATTTGCGCCTGAATCCGACGGCTACTGTTCGGTTTTATCCGGACAAAAGCAATGTGGAATATCACGGTTTTTTCACCGAGCTGGATACCTATCTCCGTCCGGGAGATATGGAATTAACCGATCGCGAAGTCAGCTTCGATTACTTTTTCCAGTTTCATAACCGAAGTCACCTTGAACTGGAAACCAATTTCTGGTACATCAAGCTGCGCAACGCTTTCGATCCCACCAACCAGGGGAATCATTTTCTGGAAGCGGGTACCGGTTACAATTGGTTCGATGCCACGTTGATTTATCAGTCGGATAACCGGAAAACCTTCAAGTACGAGCTTTCTTCCGGTTACGGTGGCTTCTTTAATGGAAACCGTTTGCATGCCGAAGGAATGTTGAACTACCGTTTTCAGCCGTTTGGATATGTTTCCGTGGTGTTCAGTTACAATAACCTGATGTTGCCACGGCCCTGGGGCGATACTGGTTACTGGTTGGTTGGTCCGAAGCTGGATGTGACCTTTACTGATAAACTGTTCTTCACTACCTATGTGCAATACAATGAGCAGATTGATAACATCAATGTGAATGCCCGGCTACAATGGCGGTATCAACCGGTATCGGATATTTACCTGGTGTACGCCGACAACTATTTCCCGGGAAACATGCAGGCAAAGAACAGGGCGCTGGTTTTCAAAATAACTTATTGGTTCAATTGA
- a CDS encoding response regulator yields MENPEKKSVILVVEDAESNYLYLKAVLRKIDAEMIWVKNGQEAVKTVKTNPAVSLVLMDLQMPIMNGFDATRKIKEIRPELPVIAQTAFVMPEDVEMAKESGCDDFWAKPIKSNDILGKIKNFL; encoded by the coding sequence GTGGAAAACCCAGAGAAAAAATCCGTTATTCTTGTTGTCGAAGATGCCGAATCCAACTATCTGTACCTGAAAGCTGTTTTGCGTAAGATTGATGCAGAAATGATTTGGGTCAAGAACGGGCAGGAAGCGGTTAAAACGGTCAAAACGAACCCGGCGGTTAGTTTGGTATTGATGGATTTACAAATGCCCATCATGAATGGCTTCGATGCCACCCGTAAGATTAAGGAGATCAGACCAGAGTTGCCGGTGATTGCCCAAACCGCTTTTGTGATGCCGGAAGATGTAGAAATGGCGAAGGAGAGTGGGTGTGACGACTTCTGGGCCAAGCCCATTAAATCGAACGATATTCTAGGTAAAATAAAAAATTTCCTCTGA
- a CDS encoding dCMP deaminase family protein, with protein sequence MDKTNTRKQALLDYRYLRMARIWAENSYCKRRQVGALLVKDKMIISDGYNGTPSGFENNCEDEENKTKPYVLHAEANAITKVAKSNNSSENATLYVTSSPCLECSKLIIQAGISKVVFSDSYRLNDGIELLKRASIEIVQIDLESNRQEEKNG encoded by the coding sequence ATGGATAAAACGAATACCCGCAAACAAGCGTTGCTTGACTATCGTTACCTGCGTATGGCTCGTATCTGGGCCGAAAATTCGTACTGTAAGCGCCGGCAGGTAGGAGCTTTGCTGGTGAAGGACAAAATGATCATTTCGGATGGTTACAACGGTACTCCCTCTGGTTTTGAAAACAACTGTGAGGATGAAGAAAACAAAACAAAACCTTACGTGTTGCATGCTGAGGCTAATGCTATTACAAAAGTGGCGAAGTCGAACAACAGCAGCGAAAATGCCACGTTATATGTTACATCCTCGCCTTGCCTGGAATGCTCGAAACTGATTATTCAGGCAGGCATCAGCAAGGTTGTTTTCTCCGATTCGTACCGGTTAAACGACGGTATTGAGTTGCTTAAAAGAGCTTCGATAGAAATTGTACAGATAGATTTAGAATCAAACAGACAGGAAGAAAAAAATGGATAA
- a CDS encoding S41 family peptidase, with the protein MDKRNRRLISWTLVLLAFAIIVGIFIGSVLQRRQQAVFDNIKSPANSKIDLIMNLINDYYVDSVNEKQLVNNAIPDILKQLDPHTTYIPKKDMKEVNEEMSGNFGGIGVQFSIQNDTVTVVDVISGGPSQKLGIQAGDRIVMVNDTTIAGVNITNDKVIRKLRGEKGTHVKVAIARHGIPDLIDFDITRGNIPLYSVDVSYMIDKNTGYVKVGRFAENTYTEFMEALDKLNKDGANNIIIDLRGNPGGYLAAVIKMVSEFLDKGELIVYTKGLHQPKKMFRADGEGSMLGKKVVVMIDEFSASASEIFSGAIQDNDRGLIVGRRSFGKGLVQEQIPFSDGSAMRLTVARYYTPSGRSIQKPYDEGNKAYYQDIARRYQHGEFEQRDSIHFNDSLKYHTRTGRVVYGGGGIMPDVFVPADTTGFSDYYGKITSKGLVYRFAFDYADSHRELLSKMKEAKAIGDYLNKQNVFSQFVRFAGKNGVPRSSEGLKVSGKILKVQLNAYIARNILGEEGFYPIIKEIDTTLRKAISVIESDQTAEMKK; encoded by the coding sequence ATGGATAAGAGAAACAGAAGATTAATCAGCTGGACCCTGGTGTTACTGGCATTTGCCATTATCGTTGGAATTTTCATCGGGAGTGTCCTGCAGCGTCGGCAGCAGGCCGTTTTTGATAACATCAAATCTCCGGCAAATAGTAAGATCGATCTCATCATGAATCTGATCAACGACTATTATGTCGATTCGGTCAACGAAAAACAACTGGTCAATAACGCCATCCCCGATATACTGAAACAGCTCGATCCGCATACGACTTATATTCCCAAGAAGGATATGAAGGAAGTGAACGAGGAAATGTCAGGTAATTTTGGCGGGATCGGTGTGCAGTTTTCCATTCAGAATGATACCGTTACAGTAGTCGATGTCATCTCGGGTGGCCCTTCTCAGAAGCTCGGGATTCAGGCTGGCGACCGCATCGTAATGGTTAACGATACCACGATTGCCGGAGTCAATATTACCAACGATAAGGTTATCAGGAAACTTCGTGGCGAAAAGGGAACACACGTAAAGGTTGCCATCGCCCGTCACGGAATCCCGGATTTGATAGACTTTGATATTACACGTGGAAATATTCCGCTTTACAGCGTTGATGTTTCGTACATGATCGATAAAAATACCGGTTATGTGAAAGTGGGCCGTTTTGCCGAAAACACCTACACCGAGTTCATGGAAGCATTAGACAAATTGAACAAAGATGGAGCAAACAATATCATCATCGACCTGCGTGGAAATCCTGGAGGTTACCTGGCGGCTGTGATTAAAATGGTTAGTGAGTTCCTCGATAAGGGCGAATTGATTGTTTATACGAAAGGTCTGCACCAACCGAAGAAAATGTTCAGGGCCGACGGTGAGGGCAGTATGCTCGGCAAAAAAGTGGTTGTAATGATCGATGAGTTCTCTGCATCGGCCAGCGAGATTTTCTCCGGAGCTATCCAGGACAACGATCGCGGTTTGATTGTCGGCCGCCGTTCATTCGGGAAAGGATTGGTACAGGAGCAGATTCCATTTAGCGACGGTTCGGCCATGCGTTTGACGGTTGCCCGTTACTACACACCTTCCGGCAGAAGCATTCAAAAGCCTTATGACGAAGGAAACAAAGCTTACTACCAGGATATTGCCCGGCGTTACCAACATGGTGAATTTGAGCAAAGAGACAGCATCCATTTCAACGATTCATTAAAGTATCATACCCGTACAGGCCGGGTTGTTTACGGCGGCGGCGGAATCATGCCCGATGTGTTTGTTCCGGCTGATACAACCGGCTTCTCCGACTATTATGGCAAAATTACATCCAAAGGATTGGTTTACCGTTTTGCCTTCGATTATGCAGACTCGCATCGCGAATTGCTATCGAAAATGAAAGAAGCCAAAGCCATCGGGGATTACCTGAATAAACAGAATGTATTCTCGCAATTCGTCCGGTTTGCCGGGAAGAATGGTGTTCCACGTAGTAGTGAAGGGTTGAAGGTTTCAGGGAAAATTCTGAAAGTCCAGCTCAATGCCTACATTGCCCGGAATATTCTCGGTGAGGAAGGGTTTTATCCCATCATTAAAGAGATTGATACCACATTGCGCAAAGCCATCAGTGTGATTGAATCGGACCAAACTGCCGAAATGAAGAAATAA
- a CDS encoding RNA polymerase sigma factor yields the protein MTLDEYNRAVDDWADRVYRFVVKNMHDEDGARDVVQDSYEKMWRHRENIDGTKVKTYLFTTAYHTMIDRMRKSNREVIGDPLEHEIRHERNGFSDLQEVLHEAVSRLPEKQRSVVLLRDYEGYSYREIAEISGLTEAQVKVYIYRARVFLKKYIGSIDVVV from the coding sequence ATGACCCTTGATGAATATAACCGCGCAGTAGATGATTGGGCTGACAGAGTATACCGCTTTGTCGTGAAAAATATGCACGACGAAGACGGGGCAAGGGACGTTGTACAGGACAGTTACGAAAAGATGTGGCGGCATCGCGAGAATATTGACGGAACAAAGGTCAAAACTTACCTGTTTACCACGGCTTACCATACAATGATTGACCGTATGCGGAAAAGTAACCGGGAAGTGATTGGCGATCCGTTGGAACATGAGATCCGCCACGAACGAAATGGCTTTTCCGATTTACAGGAAGTTCTTCATGAAGCAGTTTCCCGCTTGCCGGAAAAACAACGCAGCGTAGTTTTGCTGCGCGACTACGAAGGTTATTCCTACCGGGAAATTGCCGAAATTTCCGGTTTAACCGAAGCGCAGGTAAAGGTTTATATTTACCGGGCCCGCGTTTTTCTGAAGAAGTACATCGGTAGCATTGATGTGGTGGTGTGA
- a CDS encoding outer membrane beta-barrel protein has translation MFGRTLLSFMLIIFSTQYMMAQDTVRVKVLGKNAVTVVDGMGKTNVHVGDNSVDVSSFDNDTVKIRMGRKTIVIADGWHGSSVDFNTLDDDEFEKWTGHRPKFKGHWAFFEMGVNSFANATYAGFPDANWMDLNHNKSYEVNINFLRYSIGLQKEHNTIGLVTGLGLNWNDYRFSNKNSITNDNGTTAPVYLTYDNLQKTKLNTLYLQAPLMFEFQIPINKSYKRAYFSGGVIGGLRLGSHTKVKHSGTKDKNRDDFNISPFRYGATARIGYKGINLFATYYFTPFYESGRGPEMYPFTIGLGLINW, from the coding sequence ATGTTTGGTAGAACACTTCTAAGCTTTATGCTGATCATATTCAGCACTCAGTATATGATGGCACAAGATACGGTGCGGGTAAAAGTGCTGGGGAAGAATGCCGTTACGGTAGTCGATGGAATGGGCAAAACCAATGTCCATGTTGGCGACAATTCGGTGGATGTCAGTTCATTTGATAACGACACGGTGAAGATTCGGATGGGACGTAAGACGATTGTCATTGCTGATGGTTGGCACGGTTCCTCTGTTGATTTCAATACGTTGGACGATGACGAATTTGAAAAATGGACCGGTCACCGGCCTAAATTCAAAGGGCACTGGGCCTTCTTCGAAATGGGAGTGAACTCTTTTGCCAATGCCACCTATGCCGGTTTCCCGGATGCCAACTGGATGGACCTGAATCACAACAAATCGTACGAGGTCAATATCAACTTCCTGCGATACAGCATTGGATTGCAGAAGGAACATAACACCATTGGATTGGTCACCGGACTGGGTTTGAACTGGAACGATTACCGGTTTTCTAACAAGAATAGCATTACCAATGACAATGGAACAACGGCACCGGTTTATCTGACCTACGATAATCTGCAGAAAACCAAACTGAATACGTTGTATTTGCAGGCTCCGTTGATGTTTGAATTCCAGATTCCGATTAATAAATCGTATAAGCGAGCCTATTTTTCCGGTGGGGTTATCGGTGGGCTGAGACTGGGGTCGCACACCAAAGTAAAGCACAGCGGAACAAAGGACAAAAACCGGGATGACTTTAATATCTCACCTTTCCGGTACGGGGCAACTGCCCGAATCGGTTACAAGGGAATTAACCTGTTTGCCACCTATTACTTTACGCCGTTCTACGAAAGTGGACGCGGACCGGAAATGTATCCCTTCACCATTGGATTGGGGCTGATAAACTGGTAA
- the pepE gene encoding dipeptidase PepE: MQLLLISNSTMAGEPYLDYPKHEIKKFLGDKPVKALFIPYAAVTFSFDDYEAKAGQRFAEIGHHVRGIHHYDDPVKAVEEAEAIVVGGGNTWQLVRMLHDNNLMNPIAKRVANGMPYIGWSAGSNVACPTLRTTNDMPIIDPLGFDCLKLVPFQINPHYQDKNPDGHAGETREQRIEEFLEVNPDTYVVGLREGTMLKYDDGKLSLIGNLMARIFKKDQKPLELSSEDNFNFLLKD; encoded by the coding sequence ATGCAACTTTTACTCATCAGTAATTCGACGATGGCCGGTGAGCCATATCTCGATTACCCTAAACATGAAATCAAAAAATTTCTTGGCGATAAACCCGTAAAAGCACTGTTTATTCCTTATGCGGCGGTTACGTTTTCATTCGATGATTACGAAGCGAAAGCAGGGCAACGTTTTGCCGAAATCGGGCATCACGTGCGTGGAATTCATCATTACGACGACCCGGTAAAAGCGGTGGAAGAGGCCGAAGCCATTGTGGTGGGCGGCGGAAACACCTGGCAGCTGGTGCGCATGTTGCACGATAACAACCTGATGAACCCCATTGCTAAACGAGTAGCGAACGGAATGCCCTACATTGGATGGAGCGCCGGCTCGAACGTGGCTTGTCCCACACTGCGTACCACCAACGATATGCCCATTATCGATCCGCTGGGATTCGATTGTCTGAAGCTGGTCCCTTTCCAGATCAACCCGCATTACCAGGATAAAAATCCGGATGGGCATGCCGGTGAAACCCGCGAGCAGCGCATCGAAGAGTTCCTGGAAGTAAATCCCGATACCTATGTGGTGGGCTTACGCGAAGGAACCATGCTGAAGTACGATGACGGTAAGCTTTCGCTGATTGGAAACCTCATGGCCAGGATTTTCAAAAAGGACCAGAAACCACTCGAACTAAGTAGTGAAGACAATTTCAACTTCCTGCTAAAGGATTAA
- a CDS encoding DNA-binding domain-containing protein yields MAITYALYPNPVITGKKTFRALIKNRRKYNLEDIERNMIQRHSGISPGAIQAVLALFMEEVENVLAEGGVVSTPLFHAQCSIKGNFDGPADIFSSQRHTINVKIRPGSQLKEVPKKVHTHKVSPGHPGPEPDQFTDASSGIINGKATTGGPAIIRGRYLQFDADSPDEGIFFKGEGNRSYRVETVYRNSFSQLLFLIPKGLAVGEYSIEVRSRMKTRSLRTGALGSVIIAGEPTS; encoded by the coding sequence ATGGCAATTACGTATGCTTTATATCCGAATCCGGTAATAACAGGAAAGAAAACCTTCAGGGCTCTCATCAAAAATCGCCGGAAGTATAATCTGGAAGACATCGAGAGAAATATGATTCAGCGGCATTCCGGTATTTCTCCGGGCGCTATTCAAGCAGTACTGGCACTTTTTATGGAAGAAGTAGAGAATGTACTGGCCGAAGGAGGGGTTGTATCTACTCCTCTTTTTCATGCACAGTGCAGCATAAAAGGCAATTTTGACGGACCGGCAGACATCTTCTCAAGCCAACGTCATACCATTAACGTAAAAATCAGGCCGGGAAGCCAACTGAAAGAAGTACCTAAAAAGGTACATACCCACAAAGTCTCCCCTGGTCATCCAGGCCCCGAACCCGATCAATTTACCGATGCCAGCAGCGGCATCATCAACGGGAAAGCCACCACGGGGGGACCGGCGATTATCCGGGGACGATACCTGCAATTCGATGCAGACTCTCCGGATGAAGGAATTTTTTTCAAGGGTGAGGGTAATCGCAGTTATCGGGTGGAAACGGTTTACCGAAACAGCTTCTCCCAACTGCTTTTTCTTATTCCGAAAGGGCTTGCGGTTGGTGAATACAGCATTGAGGTACGAAGCCGGATGAAAACCCGTTCATTACGCACCGGGGCGCTAGGTTCGGTGATTATTGCAGGCGAACCAACCAGTTGA
- a CDS encoding FtsX-like permease family protein has translation MHIIIQFLMESLLVNGVALVLAIGVMRVSVGGFNQLTGKNIPFQLWKDSTFWVPIVLVFLSDQHFGSVFGFFSALAVFIACLGLWALAMYSGVTRRKEIGVRKVNGASAGSIMSMLNADILKWVISAFIIGVPTVPHAQMARKFRMENRFKLVDFCFGSSVHTRYCRCCGNLAKL, from the coding sequence ATACATATCATCATTCAGTTTCTGATGGAATCGTTACTGGTGAATGGTGTCGCTCTCGTTCTGGCCATTGGTGTCATGCGGGTTTCGGTTGGAGGGTTTAATCAACTCACCGGAAAGAATATTCCGTTCCAACTGTGGAAAGATTCCACGTTTTGGGTTCCCATCGTACTGGTATTCCTGTCCGATCAGCATTTTGGTTCCGTATTCGGCTTTTTCTCGGCTTTAGCCGTATTCATCGCCTGCCTGGGATTATGGGCGCTGGCTATGTATTCGGGAGTAACCCGCAGAAAGGAAATTGGCGTGCGGAAAGTAAATGGCGCTTCGGCCGGTTCCATCATGTCGATGCTCAATGCCGATATCCTGAAATGGGTGATTTCAGCGTTTATTATCGGTGTTCCCACGGTACCTCATGCACAAATGGCTCGAAAATTTCGCATGGAAAACCGCTTTAAGCTGGTGGATTTTTGCTTCGGCAGCTCTGTTCACACTCGTTATTGCCGTTGCTGCGGTAACCTGGCAAAGTTATAA
- a CDS encoding ABC transporter permease — translation MKQLRYTFRILKRNPLLLFVTLPGLAFGLAAFLLLSVYIRHELSYDQQFPTKDRVVRLINHVAEKQSTENYPISLRKAYTEIPAKVPGIEAATQLYRGWDVNVDTKTQRFEKKELLYADPGFFQVFGLNLLTGNSKTALRDINTVVLTAQMANQLFGTTDCTGEAISISDQPFTVTGIIRKLPSTTHFQFDLLASMSSVHPEEFGGLNFFTYFLLNPHANRSQTLVQINRVNAELMKPWADTYSLKVTSGTEPLTRIHLHTKADYDFSEKGSMGRIFLIAGLAFFILLIATINYINLYVLHGEKRIKEIASRKALGADKWTLAKLFYTETGVISFVALFLAVWITEMARPWFAHLMQRTLPASELFSPAGILIVLGFLVLLVLISGAYPSFHLSGVNLVTGLKGQRDNKRKKSPLSIASVVVQFSVAIFLITSLVVIRSQIHYLKDIPLGFNVSHVIEISGLNKDTKAHRHAIKDELSKLPFVESAAASVHNMGGGTSGQGLKLYADASGNLKPINELRIHPGFGKTMQLQLLQGRFFDDRFDDRQAVILNEAAVKMLGLKNPIGKLVTMYKDPMKIIGVVNNFYYDYGSSKKIAPLMLTNYSDNVNCLYLRVPGQFTKADQKQVASIFKQYDLNFIFNSYEITNRYNAKFANEERVVRLVSAGTLLAIIISFMGIMALSIFTTARRTKEIGVRKVMGSSVREILQLLLLDMLIWVVAAMLVAFAADYFALNTWLSNYANRVSLHPGYFIFSGLFALLVATVAVGWQSWKAATRNPADALRYE, via the coding sequence ATGAAACAACTTCGTTACACCTTCCGCATATTAAAACGAAATCCACTATTACTTTTCGTTACCCTTCCCGGCCTGGCATTCGGACTGGCGGCCTTTCTGCTGCTCTCGGTTTATATCCGCCATGAACTAAGCTACGACCAGCAATTCCCGACCAAAGACCGGGTTGTCCGACTAATCAACCACGTCGCAGAGAAGCAATCAACAGAGAATTATCCGATAAGTCTTCGTAAGGCCTATACCGAAATTCCCGCAAAGGTACCCGGCATTGAAGCAGCCACGCAATTGTATCGCGGCTGGGATGTCAATGTCGATACCAAAACACAGCGGTTTGAAAAGAAAGAACTGCTGTACGCCGATCCGGGGTTCTTTCAGGTTTTCGGATTAAACCTCCTTACCGGAAACTCAAAAACGGCTCTTCGCGATATCAATACCGTTGTACTTACAGCACAAATGGCCAATCAACTCTTCGGAACGACCGATTGCACCGGGGAAGCCATTTCCATTTCCGACCAACCATTCACGGTCACCGGGATTATTCGCAAACTGCCCTCTACCACACATTTTCAATTCGATTTGCTGGCTTCCATGTCTTCCGTCCATCCTGAAGAGTTCGGCGGGCTCAATTTCTTCACCTACTTTCTGTTGAATCCCCACGCCAATCGCTCGCAAACCCTGGTGCAAATCAACCGGGTCAATGCAGAACTGATGAAGCCGTGGGCCGATACTTACAGCTTAAAAGTTACTTCGGGTACTGAGCCACTCACCCGGATTCACCTGCACACCAAAGCAGATTACGATTTTTCGGAAAAAGGAAGTATGGGCCGTATATTCCTCATTGCCGGTTTGGCCTTTTTCATTCTCCTGATCGCAACGATCAATTACATCAACCTGTATGTCCTTCACGGAGAGAAAAGAATTAAAGAAATTGCTTCACGCAAAGCGTTGGGCGCAGATAAGTGGACGCTGGCCAAACTGTTTTATACCGAAACGGGAGTCATCAGTTTTGTTGCGTTATTCCTGGCTGTCTGGATAACCGAAATGGCCCGACCGTGGTTTGCCCACCTGATGCAACGCACCCTACCTGCTTCCGAATTGTTCTCTCCTGCCGGGATTCTCATTGTATTAGGCTTTCTTGTTTTGCTGGTGTTAATTAGTGGCGCTTACCCTTCCTTTCACTTGTCAGGCGTTAATCTGGTTACCGGCTTAAAAGGTCAGCGCGACAACAAACGCAAGAAAAGTCCCTTGTCAATCGCATCGGTGGTTGTGCAGTTTTCTGTAGCTATTTTCCTGATTACCTCGTTGGTGGTTATTCGTTCCCAGATTCATTATCTGAAAGATATTCCGTTAGGTTTCAATGTTTCCCATGTCATCGAAATTTCCGGACTGAATAAGGATACCAAAGCTCACAGACACGCCATAAAAGATGAGCTCAGCAAACTTCCGTTTGTCGAGAGTGCTGCAGCCTCTGTGCACAACATGGGAGGAGGTACCAGTGGTCAGGGACTAAAGTTGTATGCCGATGCATCGGGCAACCTTAAGCCTATTAATGAACTTCGAATTCACCCCGGATTCGGGAAAACAATGCAATTGCAGCTCCTTCAAGGCCGGTTCTTTGACGATCGGTTTGACGATCGTCAGGCGGTGATTTTAAACGAAGCCGCTGTAAAAATGCTGGGGTTGAAAAATCCTATCGGAAAACTGGTCACCATGTACAAAGACCCGATGAAGATTATCGGAGTCGTTAACAATTTCTACTATGACTACGGCAGCAGCAAAAAAATTGCCCCGTTGATGCTGACCAATTACAGCGATAACGTGAACTGCCTTTATCTCAGGGTTCCGGGCCAATTTACCAAAGCCGACCAAAAACAGGTGGCATCAATCTTCAAGCAATACGACCTCAACTTTATTTTCAACTCGTACGAAATAACCAACCGGTACAATGCGAAATTTGCCAATGAAGAACGGGTGGTGCGATTGGTATCAGCCGGAACCTTGCTCGCCATCATCATCAGTTTCATGGGCATTATGGCGCTGTCGATTTTTACCACTGCCCGCCGGACCAAGGAAATTGGCGTCCGCAAAGTGATGGGAAGTTCGGTACGGGAAATATTGCAGCTGTTGCTTCTCGACATGCTCATCTGGGTAGTTGCTGCCATGCTGGTGGCTTTTGCGGCTGACTATTTCGCACTGAACACCTGGCTCAGCAATTACGCCAACCGCGTTTCGTTGCATCCGGGCTACTTCATTTTTAGCGGTCTGTTCGCCCTACTGGTGGCCACCGTTGCCGTTGGCTGGCAAAGCTGGAAAGCTGCCACCCGCAACCCGGCAGATGCCCTTCGATACGAATAA